The Garra rufa chromosome 8, GarRuf1.0, whole genome shotgun sequence genome has a segment encoding these proteins:
- the LOC141341093 gene encoding lactase/phlorizin hydrolase-like produces the protein MMKVLEGFFSLGLLAVFWCYSNAEQQDFMLLGGPLTTSQTSHLNEDNAFNCEGPLPQQSRVYFLYLQSRGVTHFKVPLSWSRILPSGDPNQPHEDTMKCYKTLVQQLTESGIKPLLVLHRSAVPELFRARYGDWENPILVQMFEQYAGFVFSTFGDVDTFITFSHLHELHEVQLQNAVQSHANVYIVYHQIFKALHLSLGIIASDINSIYQMEPKIMAYVDFISLHMQYNCKLETPLAEELIKLQIGIGQKPILMYQLTVEDCDGYENNYQSPNTILGVLQNKDLHIMGCDITHLFEKLDQEKTLKSLQMENTKTVPHQKSASALSYQTVWEKFRSQPEDERDQLSSGSFPVGFEWSISSESFKVEGGWDKDGKGETIWDRFSHEGHVFENQTTDLACDSYYKVDYDVYLLRGMKTPNYQFSISWARIFPTGRKESLLEKGVAYYDKMIDTLLQSGIKPTVTLHHWDLPQALQDLGGWENDSIVEAFKEFSDFCFSHYGDRVKTWITLGSPWVVSNLGYGTGEHPPRVKDPIIASYKVTHNILKSHAEAWHIYNDNYRTLQGGKVGIALNSDWAEPMNPSSDQDVAAAERYLNFMLGWFAHPIFVDGDYPAMLKEQIEKKKAACGKEVARLPVFTEAEKQRVQGTADFFGLNHHTSRLISESLNSCNAGPNNVGDFQTHIDPTWPSTASDQIQSVPWGLRRLLNYISLEYTSITKVPIYITGNGMPTEYGGDVFNDTNRVDYLKAYINEAMKAANLDGIGIQRFTVQSLMDGFEGPQGYNHRFGLHYVYFEGADRPRTPKASLHYYSTVIERNGFSETAEKAKMQMYGNEIEITRLPSLPPSEIPSKSKVVWEKFSPQSKFERQLYHYGTFPEGFLWGVSTAAYQVEGGWNADGKGPSVWDTFAQKPGNIPNNGNGDVACDSYNKIDADLYMLRALKVKTYRFSLAWSRIFPSGRTSSLNQKGVDYYNRLIDGLIANNIAPMVTLYHWDLPQALQDISGWDNPEMITIFNEYCDFCYATFGDRVKFWITFNEPQTIAWSGYGLGQIPPNVNQPGDAPYRVAHNLLKAHARAYHTYDEKYRASQGGLVTISLNAEWAEPLDINTPREVMAADRALQFQLGWFAHPIFKNGDYPDAMKWQVGNKSELQGLTKSRLPSFTDEDKAFIQGTADVFCISTYTTKVVRHVTSRLDIESYETDQDIGKGEADGYLDTAVSEQKAVAWGLRRLLNWLKEEYGDPEIYITENGVATSPDVTVDDTDRIFFLKTYVDEALKAHNLDGVRVKGYIATSIMDSFEWLKGYTIGYGLHYVNFELTSRPRSPKRSAHLFADIITNNGFPLTEEVEMLYGHFREGFKWSTASAAYQIEGSWRADGKGLSIWDKFAHTPEKISQDDNGDIACDSYNKLSEDINILKMLRVRHYRFSLSWPRILPDGTNRKINEAGLNYYHRVVDALLAANITPQVTLYHWDLPQALQDIGGWENETIVERFRDYADVVFNSLGDKVKFWITINEPYIVALHGHGHGVFAPGLNTNPGTAPYVVGHNLLKAHAEAWHVYNDKYRATQGGIIGITINSDWAEPRNPYKQEDVDAAVRYVEFMIGWFAHPVFNGDYGDTMKNRIRERSLAAGRPQSRLPEFTPAEVARIKGTHDYFGLNHYTTVLAFYVDFGDQEHYDADRGSVVISDRTWLETGSDWLKVVPQGFRRLLKFIKDEYGNPPVFVTENGVSERGPVDLNDVLRIHFYENYINEALKAYLLDGVDMRGYAAWSLMDNLEWTMGYSERFGLFYVNRSDPNLPRIPKKSVQHYNTIINCNGFISPGESPHECQIHEPEGDIPGTTPPPPSGEEISVNFLGLEVSGSDATLALNVLFSLTVIAAVAVVLLVFGLVKASKKPKRSVEEHIDLQKENRF, from the exons ATGATGAAGGTccttgaaggatttttttctctAGGTTTGTTGGCTGTTTTTTGGTGTTACAGTAATGCAGAGCAACAAGACTTCATGTTACTTGGAGGCCCTCTGACCACCAGCCAGACTTCACATTTAAACGAAGACAATGCATTTAACTGTGAAGGTCCACTGCCACAACAATCCAGAGTCTACTTCCTGTACCTTCAAAGCAGAGGGGTGACCCACTTTAAAGTTCCCCTGTCCTGGTCTCGCATCCTTCCCTCAGGTGATCCTAACCAGCCGCATGAAGACACCATGAAGTGCTACAAGACGCTTGTGCAGCAGCTGACTGAATCAGGCATCAAACCTCTGCTGGTTCTCCATCGTTCTGCTGTACCAGAACTCTTCAGAGCCAGATATGGAGACTGGGAGAATCCAATACTGGTGCAGATGTTTGAGCAATATGCCGGATTTGTGTTCAGTACATTTGGGGATGTGGACACATTCATCACGTTCAGTCACCTGCATGAGCTACACGAAGTGCAACTTCAAAATGCTGTCCAGTCCCATGCAAATGTTTACATTGTCTATCATCAGATATTCAAAG cACTTCATTTGTCTCTTGGGATCATAGCCAGTGATATTAACTCCATTTATCAAATGGAGCCAAAAATTATG GCTTATGTGGACTTCATCTCTCTGCACATGCAGTACAACTGCAAATTAGAGACACCTCTTGCGGAGGAATTGATTAAGTTACAG ATTGGCATCGGTCAAAAGCCTATTCTTATGTATCAGCTGACAGTCGAAGACTGTGATGGATATGAAAATAATTACCAGTCACCAAACACAATTCTTGGAG TTTTACAGAACAAGGATCTTCACATCATGGGCTGTGACATCACACACCTTTTTGAGAAGCTAGATCAAGAAAAAACACTCAAAAG TTTGCAGATGGAAAATACTAAGACAGTCCCCCATCAGAAATCAGCTTCTGCATTGTCTTATCAAACAGTCTGGGAGAAATTCAGAAGTCAACCCGAAGATGAGCGTGATCAATTATCGAGTGGTTCGTTCCCAGTTGGTTTTGAATGGTCCATCTCCAGTGAGAGTTTCAAAGTGGAGGGTGGATGGGATAAAGATGGAAAGGGTGAGACCATATGGGACCGATTTAGCCATGAGGGTCATGTCTTTGAAAATCAGACCACCGATTTGGCCTGTGATAGTTATTACAAGGTGGACTATGATGTGTATCTACTAAGGGGCATGAAGACACCTAATTATCAGTTCTCAATTTCCTGGGCTCGCATTTTCCCCACTGGACGCAAAGAAAGTTTGCTTGAAAAGGGTGTTGCTTATTATGACAAGATGATTGATACACTCCTACAATCTGGCATCAAGCCCACTGTTACCCTCCATCACTGGGACCTTCCCCAAGCTCTGCAGGATTTAGGCGGCTGGGAAAATGACTCTATTGTGGAAGCTTTCAAAGAATTTTCTGACTTCTGCTTCTCTCATTATGGAGACAGAGTCAAAACATGGATCACCCTCGGCAGCCCATGGGTAGTGAGCAACTTGGGCTACGGAACAGGGGAACATCCCCCAAGAGTAAAAGACCCAATAATCGCATCTTACAAG GTGACACACAATATTCTAAAATCTCATGCGGAAGCTTGGCATATTTATAATGATAATTACAGAACTCTGCAAGGTGGAAAAGTGGGCATTGCTCTTAACTCTGATTGGGCAGAGCCAATGAATCCCTCAAGTGATCAGGATGTAGCAGCAGCTGAGCGTTATTTAAACTTCATGCTGGGCTGGTTTGCCCATCCCATATTTGTAGATGGAGACTATCCAGCCATGCTAAAGGAACAGATTGAGAAAAAGAAAGCTGCCTGTGGTAAAGAGGTGGCAAGACTTCCTGTCTTCACTGAGGCTGAAAAACAAAGAGTTCAAGGCACAGCTGATTTCTTTGGACTTAACCACCACACTTCCCGACTGATTAGTGAGAGCTTGAATAGTTGTAATGCTGGACCAAATAATGTCGGGGATTTCCAGACTCATATTGACCCCACATGGCCCTCCACAGCTTCTGACCAGATCCAGTCTGTTCCATGGGGTCTTCGAAGATTATTGAACTACATCTCTTTAGAGTACACGTCCATCACAAAGGTGCCCATCTACATCACAGGAAATGGAATGCCAACTGAATACGGTGGTGATGTGTTCAATGACACTAACCGTGTTGACTATCTAAAAGCTTATATTAATGAGGCAATGAAAG CTGCGAATTTGGATGGAATTGGCATCCAGAGGTTTACAGTCCAGTCTCTAATGGATGGATTTGAGGGTCCTCAAGGTTACAATCACCGATTTGGATTGCACTATGTTTACTTTGAAGGTGCTGACAGGCCGAGAACCCCAAAAGCATCATTACATTACTACTCAACGGTGATTGAGAGGAATGGATTTAGTGAGACTGCGGAAAAAGCTAAAATGCAAATGTATGGAAATGAAATTGAGATCACAAGGCTCCCTAGTCTGCCGCCATCTGAAATTCCTTCAAAATCCAAGGTTGTCTGGGAAAAGTTTTCTCCTCAGTCGAAGTTTGAGAGACAGCTTTACCACTATGGAACATTTCCAGAGGGATTCCTTTGGGGTGTCTCAACTGCAGCATATCAAGTTGAAGGTGGGTGGAATGCAGATGGAAAAGGACCAAGTGTTTGGGATACTTTCGCTCAAAAACCTGGTAATATCCCAAACAATGGCAATGGTGATGTGGCATGTGACAGTTATAATAAAATAGATGCAGATCTATACATGTTAAGAGCCCTAAAAGTGAAAACTTACAGATTCTCCTTGGCATGGTCTAGAATTTTCCCCAGCGGCCGTACATCTTCTCTTAATCAGAAAGGGGTGGACTACTACAACAGGCTCATAGATGGTCTTATTGCAAACAATATCGCACCCATGGTGACTCTCTACCACTGGGACCTGCCACAGGCTTTGCAGGACATCAGCGGTTGGGACAACCCTGAAATGATTACCATATTCAATGAATATTGTGATTTCTGCTATGCAACATTTGGAGACAGGGTGAAGTTTTGGATCACATTTAATGAACCCCAGACAATTGCATGGTCTGGATATGGACTGGGTCAGATTCCACCTAACGTGAATCAACCCGGAGATGCTCCATACAGGGTTGCACACAACCTCCTGAAAGCTCATGCACGAGCATATCACACCTATGATGAGAAATACAGAGCATCTCAAGGAGGTCTGGTAACCATTAGTCTGAACGCTGAATGGGCAGAACCCCTAGACATCAACACCCCTCGAGAGGTGATGGCTGCTGACCGAGCCCTTCAGTTCCAGTTAGGCTGGTTTGCACACCCCATCTTTAAAAACGGTGACTACCCTGATGCCATGAAGTGGCAGGTTGGGAACAAAAGTGAACTTCAAGGCTTGACAAAATCCAGGTTGCCTTCTTTTACTGATGAAGACAAAGCCTTTATCCAAGGAACAGCTGATGTATTCTGCATTAGTACATACACTACCAAAGTTGTGCGTCATGTGACCAGCAGACTTGATATTGAGTCTTATGAAACTGATCAGGATATTGGAAAGGGTGAAGCAGATGGCTATTTAGATACAGCTGTTAGTGAGCAGAAGGCTGTTGCTTGGGGACTTAGGAGACTTCTTAACTGGTTAAAGGAAGAGTATGGAGACCCTGAGATTTACATTACAGAAAATGGTGTGGCTACCAGCCCTGACGTAACAGTTGATGACACTGATCGAATATTCTTCTTGAAGACCTATGTTGATGAGGCTCTTAAAG CACACAATCTGGATGGAGTACGTGTCAAGGGGTACATTGCCACCTCTATAATGGATTCCTTTGAGTGGCTGAAAGGCTACACTATTGGCTATGGACTTCACTATGTTAACTTTGAACTTACAAGTCGGCCAAGATCTCCAAAGCGCTCTGCTCATCTCTTCGCTGACATAATTACAAATAATGGCTTTCCACTGACAGAGGAGGTAGAAATGTTATATGGCCATTTCAGAGAGGGATTTAAGTGGAGCACAGCAAGTGCTGCATATCAG ATAGAGGGCTCCTGGAGAGCCGATGGAAAAGGTCTCAGCATTTGGGACAAATTTGCTCACACTCCTGAAAAGATATCGCAGGATGACAACGGTGACATTGCCTGTGACAGCTACAACAAGCTCTCTGAGGATATCAATATTCTTAAAATGCTGAGGGTCAGACACTACCGGTTTTCTCTTTCATGGCCCAGAATTCTGCCAGATGGAACAAATAGGAAAATTAATGAAGCTGGACTCAACTACTATCATAGAGTAGTAGATGCTCTTTTGGCAGCCAATATCACACCACAg GTGACTTTGTACCACTGGGATCTCCCACAAGCACTCCAGGATATTGGTGGCTGGGAGAATGAGACCATTGTTGAGAGGTTCAGAGACTATGCTGATGTTGTATTTAACAGTCTGGGGGACAAAGTAAAGTTCTGGATCACTATAAATGAACCCTACATTGTCGCATTGCATGGACATGGCCATGGAGTATTTGCACCAG GTCTAAATACTAATCCAGGCACTGCGCCATATGTTGTGGGACACAACCTCCTCAAGGCTCATGCTGAGGCCTGGCATGTGTATAATGACAAGTATCGTGCAACACAAGGTGGCATTATTGGCATAACTATAAACTCTGACTGGGCTGAACCAAGAAACCCATACAAACAGGAAGATGTGGACGCTGCTGTGCGTTATGTTGAG TTCATGATTGGTTGGTTTGCTCATCCTGTGTTCAATGGAGATTACGGTGATACAATGAAGAACAGAATCCGAGAGAGAAGTTTAGCGGCTGGCCGACCACAATCAAG GCTTCCAGAATTTACCCCGGCAGAAGTAGCGAGGATTAAGGGAACTCATGATTATTTTGGATTAAACCACTACACCACTGTTTTAGCCTTTTACGTTGACTTTGGGGACCAAGAGCACTATGATGCAGACAG GGGTTCAGTAGTTATTAGTGATCGTACATGGCTGGAAACTGGATCCGACTGGTTGAAAGTTGTTCCTCAGGGATTCAGGAGACTTCTGAAATTCATTAAGGATGAATACGGAAACCCTCCTGTTTTCGTTACAGAGAATGGAGTATCAGAACGAGGACCAGTAGATCTAAATGACGTTCTCCGAATCCACTTCTATGAAAACTATATCAATGAGGCTCTGAAAG CCTATTTGCTGGACGGTGTGGACATGCGTGGCTATGCTGCCTGGTCACTAATGGACAATCTGGAATGGACGATGGGTTATTCTGAGAGATTTGGCCTTTTCTATGTAAATCGATCAGATCCAAATTTACCACGTATTCCTAAGAAATCTGTCCAGCACTACAATACAATAATCAACTGCAATGGCTTCATAAGTCCAGGAGAAAGTCCACATGAATGTCAGATCCATGAACCTGAAGGTGACATCCCAg GAACTACTCCTCCACCTCCTTCTGGTGAGGAAATCTCGGTCAATTTCTTGGGTTTGGAAGTGTCAGGTTCTGATGCTACACTGGCTCTCAATGTCCTCTTCAGTCTCACCGTTATTGCAGCAGTCGCTGTTGTTCTCCTGGTTTTTGGACTTGTCAAGGCATCCAAGAAACCAAAACGTTCTGTAGAGGAACACATTGACCTTCAGAAAGAAAACAGATTCTGA